The following coding sequences lie in one Rutidosis leptorrhynchoides isolate AG116_Rl617_1_P2 chromosome 6, CSIRO_AGI_Rlap_v1, whole genome shotgun sequence genomic window:
- the LOC139854295 gene encoding glutaredoxin-C4 has product MSKSFTVYSVLLIVITIAVIFLSNAEASSSSSVDFVKKTISSHSIVIFSKSYCPYCKRAKGVFKELNKKPYVVELDEREDGWKIQDALSEIVGRRTVPQVFINGKHLGGSDDTVEAYESGELAKLIGITSNLKTDL; this is encoded by the exons ATGTCGAAGTCATTCACAGTTTATTCCGTTTTGTTAATCGTGATAACGATCGCCGTTATCTTTTTATCAAATGCggaagcatcatcatcatcatccgttGATTTCGTCAAGAAGACCATATCTTCACACTCCATAGTCATCTTCTCCAAATCTTACTGTCC CTACTGTAAAAGGGCAAAAGGTGTATTTAAGGAGTTGAATAAGAAACCTTATGTTGTTGAGCTTGATGAAAGAG AGGATGGCTGGAAAATTCAGGATGCCCTAAGTGAGATTGTCGGAAGACGTACCGTTCCACAAGTGTTCATTAATGGGAAACACCTTGGAGGTTCAGATG ATACTGTTGAAGCTTATGAAAGCGGAGAATTGGCTAAGCTTATTGGAATTACTTCAAATCTCAAAACCGATCTTTGA
- the LOC139855878 gene encoding uncharacterized protein, translating to MAYVDHAFSISDEDIMMDSDAIYTVHNRPPIKEIALAVALLVFGITGIISGIFMAVNHVGGDTGHGVFFAILEAVLFIPGFYYTRIACYAYKGYKGFSFSNIPPV from the exons ATGGCATACGTAGATCACGCTTTCTCAATTTCAGATGAAGACATCATGATGGACTCCGATGCTATTTACACCGTACACAACCGACCTCCTATTAAAGAAATCGCTCTAGCCGTTGCTCTTCTCGTCTTCGGCATCACTGGAATCATCTCCGGCATCTTCATGGCCGTTAATCATGTCGGCGGTGACACCGGCCACG GTGTGTTTTTTGCGATATTGGAAGCTGTATTGTTTATTCCAGGGTTTTATTACACACGGATCGCTTGTTATGCTTATAAAGGTTACAAAGGTTTTTCTTTCTCTAATATACCTCCTGTTTAG